Proteins encoded by one window of Elephas maximus indicus isolate mEleMax1 chromosome 5, mEleMax1 primary haplotype, whole genome shotgun sequence:
- the LOC126077077 gene encoding growth-regulated protein homolog gamma-like produces the protein MARTALPAAPRLLRVALLLLLLVAAGRRAAGAPMGSELRCQCVKTVQGIHLKNIASVKVTPPGPHCADTEVIAILKNGHEVCLNPTAPMVKRFIEKMLNTNGTN, from the exons ATGGCCCGCACCGCGCTCCCCGCCGCTCCCCGTCTCCTCCGGGTGGCGCTGCTGCTTCTGCTCCTGGTCGCCGCCGGCCGGCGCGCAGCTG GGGCGCCCATGGGCTCCGAACTGCGCTGCCAGTGCGTGAAGACCGTGCAGGGGATCCACCTCAAGAACATCGCAAGTGTGAAGGTGACGCCCCCGGGACCCCACTGCGCCGATACCGAAGTCAT AGCCATTCTCAAGAATGGGCACGAGGTTTGTCTCAACCCCACAGCCCCCATGGTTAAGAGATTCATCGAAAAGATGCTAAACAC GAATGGCACCAACTGA